A window from bacterium encodes these proteins:
- a CDS encoding anion permease has protein sequence MSYLFLFLTGFLISRVSVRYHLVERFFARLFKARSDSFKQFLLYLLIASAVVSMFTPNFIAALTLLPMLNTLAESFEKQHHPRLARRLTTIMVCVVMYGCNIGGMGSLVGSPANALMLGALELFKVAGREKINFLSWFGWSLPLVGIMIALAWAQSVYLFVPKAQRNEGIDIPEFRVRPAHAERIRFAWLAIATWFGFWALHSILQIMLPVSGWSFTIANFELGWNLWDKLAAIFGVAFLVLLFAPLFRNHKPQREPLLRLADIFNELPIRAFAFVAAILAISGLLIYLKVPEWLGQHLVKLIPPDLPPFALYFFLCFITTMATEALSNTTVAVVLFPLVYNLALSLGLEPLVALMAIGLASTNAFMLPLGTPVNALLYGGVKDVSLRVMAAAGLMLNLLSAFWLAGFLEYVIPWYYGL, from the coding sequence ATGTCTTATCTGTTTCTCTTTCTCACCGGTTTTCTCATTTCGCGCGTGAGCGTGCGCTATCATCTGGTCGAGCGCTTTTTTGCCCGGCTGTTCAAGGCGCGCAGCGATTCTTTCAAACAATTCCTGCTGTATCTGCTGATCGCCTCCGCGGTGGTGTCGATGTTCACGCCCAATTTTATCGCCGCGCTCACCCTGCTGCCCATGCTCAACACGCTGGCGGAGAGTTTCGAGAAGCAGCACCACCCGCGGCTGGCGCGGCGGCTGACCACGATCATGGTCTGCGTGGTGATGTATGGCTGCAACATCGGTGGCATGGGCTCGTTGGTCGGCAGTCCGGCCAATGCGCTCATGCTCGGCGCACTGGAGCTGTTCAAAGTGGCCGGCCGCGAAAAGATCAACTTCCTTTCCTGGTTTGGGTGGAGCCTGCCGCTGGTCGGCATCATGATTGCCTTGGCGTGGGCACAGAGCGTGTATTTGTTCGTGCCGAAAGCGCAGCGCAATGAAGGCATTGATATCCCGGAGTTCCGCGTCCGGCCCGCGCACGCCGAGCGCATACGCTTCGCCTGGCTGGCCATTGCCACTTGGTTCGGATTTTGGGCGTTGCATTCGATCTTGCAGATCATGCTGCCCGTCTCCGGCTGGAGCTTCACCATCGCGAATTTCGAGCTTGGGTGGAACTTGTGGGACAAGCTCGCGGCGATTTTTGGTGTGGCGTTCCTCGTGCTGCTGTTCGCCCCGCTGTTTCGCAATCACAAACCGCAGCGCGAGCCGCTGTTGCGCCTGGCCGACATCTTCAATGAACTGCCGATCCGCGCCTTCGCCTTCGTTGCCGCCATCCTCGCGATCAGCGGCCTATTGATCTACCTCAAAGTGCCGGAATGGCTGGGCCAGCATCTGGTAAAACTCATTCCGCCGGATTTGCCGCCGTTCGCTTTGTATTTCTTCCTCTGCTTCATCACCACCATGGCGACCGAGGCGCTGAGCAACACCACGGTGGCCGTGGTGCTTTTTCCTTTGGTGTATAATTTGGCTTTGAGCTTGGGGCTGGAGCCGCTGGTCGCGCTCATGGCCATTGGTTTGGCTTCCACCAATGCCTTCATGTTGCCGCTCGGCACGCCGGTCAACGCGCTGCTGTATGGCGGCGTGAAAGATGTCTCGCTGCGGGTGATGGCGGCCGCCGGCTTGATGCTGAATCTCCTGAGCGCGTTTTGGCTGGCCGGCTTTCTGGAGTATGTGATCCCGTGGTATTACGGCTTGTGA